The following coding sequences are from one Sphingomonadaceae bacterium OTU29LAMAA1 window:
- the recN gene encoding DNA repair protein RecN, with product MLTALSIRDVVLIEALDLEFQSGLDVLTGETGAGKSILLDALGLALGGRGETGLVRHGAAQAVVTATFDPPAGALAALLDDNGVEVEPGEPLLIRRIVKADGGSRGFVNNQPAGAALLREMAPLLVEIHGQHDDRGLLNPRGHRVLLDAFGRVDPDDTARAWATFRAAEAKLADARAEIETAARDREWLEHAVGELTALAAEPGEEESLADKRRGMQRAEKVADDLAAIDSYLEGSDGGLARLRQAARVLERIAGDHAALGEALAAIDRAVIEASTAEEQLVEARRDLAFDPRALEDDEARLFELRGMARKHRVQPDELAALTEELRTKLERLDAGEDGIALLETAVAAARADYDAAADILSQRRHAAAERLDAVVAGELAPLKLDAARFRTVVVTSSQDGWSSHGKDRVEFEIATNPGAPFAPLAKVASGGELSRFILALKVALAEEGGAATMIFDEIDRGVGGAVASAIGERLARLAEHTQLLVVTHSPQVAARGAEHFLIAKSHDGIVTRTGVRSLGEDERREEIARMLSGAVVTDEARAQAKRLLETA from the coding sequence ATGCTGACTGCGCTGTCCATTCGCGATGTGGTACTGATCGAGGCGCTCGATCTGGAATTCCAGTCCGGGCTCGATGTGCTGACCGGCGAAACCGGTGCGGGCAAGTCGATCCTGCTCGATGCCCTTGGCCTGGCGCTCGGCGGTCGCGGCGAAACCGGCCTCGTCCGCCACGGCGCGGCGCAGGCGGTGGTCACCGCCACGTTCGATCCGCCCGCCGGGGCGCTCGCCGCATTGCTCGACGACAATGGCGTGGAGGTCGAACCCGGCGAACCGCTGTTGATCCGCCGCATCGTCAAGGCCGACGGTGGCAGCCGTGGATTCGTCAACAATCAGCCCGCCGGCGCCGCCCTGCTGCGCGAAATGGCACCCCTGCTCGTAGAAATACATGGCCAGCACGACGACCGCGGCCTCCTCAACCCACGTGGCCATCGGGTTCTGCTCGATGCCTTCGGCAGGGTCGATCCCGATGATACCGCACGCGCCTGGGCAACGTTCCGGGCTGCGGAGGCGAAGCTTGCTGACGCGCGCGCGGAGATCGAGACGGCCGCGCGCGACCGTGAATGGCTGGAGCATGCCGTCGGCGAATTGACCGCTCTGGCCGCCGAACCCGGCGAAGAGGAATCGCTCGCCGATAAACGCCGGGGAATGCAGCGTGCCGAAAAGGTCGCCGACGATCTCGCTGCGATCGATTCGTATCTGGAGGGGTCGGACGGCGGACTCGCCCGATTACGACAGGCGGCGCGCGTTCTCGAACGGATTGCCGGCGATCATGCCGCGCTCGGCGAAGCACTCGCCGCGATCGACCGCGCGGTGATCGAGGCGTCGACGGCCGAGGAACAATTGGTCGAGGCCCGCCGCGATCTCGCGTTCGACCCGCGTGCGCTTGAGGACGACGAAGCGCGACTGTTCGAATTACGCGGCATGGCGCGTAAACATCGCGTGCAACCCGACGAGCTCGCCGCACTCACCGAAGAACTGCGCACGAAGCTGGAGCGGCTCGATGCAGGCGAAGACGGCATCGCCCTGCTTGAAACTGCTGTCGCCGCCGCACGGGCGGATTACGACGCCGCCGCCGATATCCTGTCGCAACGCCGCCATGCCGCCGCCGAACGGCTCGACGCCGTCGTTGCCGGCGAGCTTGCTCCGCTAAAGCTCGACGCCGCGCGGTTCCGCACCGTCGTTGTCACCTCATCGCAAGACGGCTGGTCGTCACACGGCAAGGATCGGGTGGAGTTCGAAATCGCGACCAATCCAGGCGCCCCCTTCGCCCCACTCGCAAAGGTCGCATCGGGCGGGGAACTGTCCCGCTTCATCCTGGCGCTGAAGGTTGCGCTTGCGGAGGAAGGCGGCGCGGCAACGATGATCTTCGATGAGATAGATCGCGGGGTCGGCGGGGCGGTGGCGAGCGCAATCGGTGAACGCCTTGCGCGGCTCGCCGAACACACTCAGCTGCTAGTCGTTACCCATTCGCCGCAAGTCGCCGCACGCGGTGCCGAGCATTTCCTGATCGCCAAGAGCCACGACGGCATCGTCACCCGCACCGGGGTTCGTAGCCTCGGCGAGGACGAACGTCGCGAGGAGATCGCACGCATGCTGTCCGGCGCGGTCGTCACCGACGAAGCCCGCGCGCAAGCGAAGCGGTTGCTGGAGACGGCCTGA
- the secF gene encoding protein translocase subunit SecF: MRLLKIVPDHTNIDFVSLRGWAFGLTLLLSILAVGLTGVKGLNFGVDFAGGLMIEEKFPTPPDQDKVRTVVDNLGVGDAALQQFGDPRTLVIRLPVQDGADEGATNAVVKKVETALGQAFPGATFSRYSTVSSKVSGELIRNGVLAVVLAVLGIGLFAIVRFEWQFGVSTIVAIVHDLLMTVGFFALSQFEFDLNIVAAVLTIIGYSINDKIVIDDRIRENMRRYRKMEMREIVNLSVNETLPRTVMTSVTILLALVAMLALGGHVLRGFTAAMILGIVVGTYSSIYVSSSLLITLGLRAEPDTTERPDRRSMDNAERVAPRER; this comes from the coding sequence ATGCGCCTCCTGAAAATCGTACCCGATCACACCAACATCGATTTCGTCTCGTTACGCGGCTGGGCGTTCGGGCTGACCCTGCTGCTCAGCATCCTCGCGGTCGGCCTCACCGGCGTGAAGGGCCTGAATTTCGGCGTCGACTTCGCCGGCGGCCTGATGATCGAGGAGAAGTTCCCGACTCCGCCCGATCAGGACAAGGTCCGCACGGTCGTCGACAATCTCGGCGTCGGCGATGCCGCGCTCCAGCAGTTCGGCGATCCGCGCACGCTGGTCATCCGTCTGCCCGTGCAGGACGGTGCCGATGAAGGCGCCACCAACGCCGTGGTCAAGAAAGTGGAAACGGCGCTCGGGCAGGCGTTTCCCGGCGCGACGTTCAGCCGCTATTCGACCGTGTCGAGCAAGGTTTCGGGCGAGCTCATCCGCAACGGCGTACTTGCCGTCGTCCTCGCGGTGCTCGGCATCGGCCTGTTCGCGATCGTCCGCTTCGAATGGCAGTTCGGCGTCTCGACCATCGTCGCGATCGTCCACGATCTGCTGATGACGGTCGGTTTCTTCGCGTTGAGCCAGTTTGAATTCGACCTCAACATCGTCGCGGCGGTCCTCACCATCATCGGCTATTCGATCAACGACAAGATCGTCATCGATGATCGCATCCGCGAGAACATGCGCCGCTATCGCAAGATGGAGATGCGCGAGATCGTCAATCTGTCGGTTAACGAAACGCTGCCACGCACCGTCATGACCTCGGTCACGATCCTGCTCGCGCTGGTCGCGATGCTGGCGCTCGGCGGCCACGTGCTGCGCGGCTTCACCGCCGCGATGATCCTCGGCATCGTCGTCGGCACCTATTCGTCGATCTACGTGTCGTCGTCGCTGCTCATCACGCTCGGCCTGCGCGCCGAGCCGGACACGACGGAGCGCCCCGATCGCCGCAGCATGGACAACGCCGAGCGGGTCGCCCCGCGGGAGCGTTGA
- a CDS encoding MTH938/NDUFAF3 family protein: MEREQQAGGPIVRGFAGSGFRVDDETVYSALLLTPETAAEWTPPPLDLLDESALQPLIDLAPEFILIGTGGTLVRPPVGLVRAIEDREIGVEAMDSRAAARAWGVLRGEGRVIGAALYPLDA, from the coding sequence ATGGAGCGGGAACAGCAGGCCGGCGGACCGATCGTCCGCGGCTTTGCCGGCAGCGGTTTTCGCGTCGATGACGAAACGGTCTATAGCGCGCTGCTGCTGACGCCGGAAACGGCGGCGGAATGGACGCCGCCGCCGCTCGACCTGCTGGACGAATCGGCGTTGCAGCCGCTGATCGATCTGGCTCCCGAATTCATCCTGATCGGTACGGGCGGCACGCTGGTCCGGCCGCCGGTCGGGCTGGTCCGCGCGATCGAGGATCGCGAAATCGGGGTCGAGGCGATGGATAGCCGCGCCGCTGCCCGCGCCTGGGGTGTGCTGCGCGGTGAAGGTCGGGTCATCGGCGCCGCGCTCTATCCTCTCGACGCCTGA
- a CDS encoding outer membrane protein assembly factor BamD translates to MRTPQSKALAAALIAVLALPIAGCARNRAKSDLPYVARDVGTLYSTARKRLDQGRYKEAAVLFDEVERQHPYSVWARRAQLMSAFSYYLNRDYTESIQSAQRFLSVHPGNRDAPYAYYLVALSYYEQIRDVTRDQKITLQALNALGELTRRYPNSRYASDARLKIDLVNDHLAGKEMEIGRFYETRGQWLAATLRFRTVIDKYQTTTHTPEALMRLTESYLAVGLPDEAQKATAVLGANYPGSDWYGQAYKLMQKHPPQAVAAVAPGQPVVPVGTPGSQNMSLPGESGTTTPKAEAPAPPTPVAPSGGTNGAPVPTTETPTT, encoded by the coding sequence ATGCGTACCCCACAGTCCAAGGCGCTTGCCGCAGCGCTGATCGCCGTCCTCGCGCTTCCCATTGCGGGCTGCGCCCGCAATCGTGCGAAGTCCGACCTGCCCTATGTCGCCCGCGACGTCGGCACGCTCTACTCGACCGCGCGCAAGCGGCTCGATCAGGGGCGCTACAAGGAAGCGGCGGTGCTGTTCGACGAGGTCGAGCGCCAGCACCCCTATTCGGTTTGGGCCCGCCGCGCGCAGCTGATGAGCGCGTTCAGCTATTATCTTAATCGCGACTATACCGAGAGCATCCAGTCGGCGCAGCGCTTCCTGTCCGTCCACCCCGGCAACCGCGATGCGCCTTATGCCTATTATCTCGTCGCGCTCAGCTATTACGAACAGATCCGCGACGTCACCCGCGATCAGAAGATCACGCTGCAGGCGCTGAACGCGCTGGGCGAACTGACGCGCCGCTATCCCAACTCCCGTTACGCGTCCGACGCCCGTCTGAAGATCGACCTCGTCAACGATCACCTCGCCGGCAAGGAGATGGAGATCGGGCGCTTCTACGAGACGCGCGGGCAGTGGCTGGCGGCAACGCTGCGCTTCCGCACCGTCATCGACAAATACCAGACGACGACCCACACCCCGGAGGCGTTGATGCGCCTGACGGAGAGCTATCTCGCCGTCGGACTGCCCGACGAGGCGCAGAAGGCGACGGCCGTACTGGGGGCGAACTATCCCGGCAGCGACTGGTATGGTCAGGCCTACAAGCTGATGCAGAAGCATCCGCCGCAGGCCGTGGCCGCCGTCGCGCCCGGGCAGCCGGTTGTCCCGGTCGGGACACCGGGATCGCAGAATATGTCGCTGCCCGGCGAATCCGGCACCACGACTCCCAAGGCGGAAGCACCCGCTCCGCCGACGCCGGTCGCGCCGAGCGGCGGGACGAACGGCGCGCCGGTCCCGACGACGGAAACGCCGACGACGTAA
- a CDS encoding SDR family oxidoreductase encodes MTDQTNRRDLFKGAAVAGVAAAAGPAFAQAAPPSDPQTKYTSQPFPEQRQKWPALQREMRPVPDCGEASYRGSGRLTGRKALVTGGDSGIGRAAAIAFAREGADIAINYYPTEEPDAQDVAKLLRAEGRKVVLIPGDLTDEKFCRDLIARANRELGGLDILVNNAAYQQSKASIAEITAEQFDRTMKTNLYAMFHLSKAALPLMKPGAAIINTASVNSVDPGEELLDYATTKGGILIFTKGLAKQVAKQGIRVNAVAPGPVWTPLQVAGGQLPGKLGEFGQDTPLGRAGQPVELAGLYVTLADPMISFTTGSVFGANGGTGAI; translated from the coding sequence ATGACTGACCAGACCAATCGCCGCGATCTGTTCAAGGGTGCCGCCGTCGCAGGCGTCGCCGCAGCGGCAGGCCCCGCTTTCGCGCAGGCCGCACCGCCATCCGACCCGCAAACGAAATACACCAGCCAGCCATTTCCCGAACAGCGCCAGAAGTGGCCGGCACTCCAGCGCGAGATGCGGCCGGTGCCGGACTGCGGTGAGGCGAGCTACCGCGGATCGGGGCGACTGACCGGCCGAAAGGCGCTGGTCACAGGTGGCGATTCGGGGATCGGTCGCGCTGCCGCGATCGCCTTCGCACGGGAAGGCGCGGACATAGCGATAAATTATTATCCTACCGAAGAACCCGACGCTCAGGATGTCGCGAAGCTGCTCCGCGCCGAGGGCCGAAAGGTGGTGCTGATCCCGGGCGATCTGACCGACGAGAAGTTCTGCCGCGATCTGATCGCGCGCGCCAATCGGGAGCTTGGCGGGCTGGATATTCTGGTGAACAACGCAGCATACCAGCAGTCCAAGGCCTCGATCGCGGAGATTACGGCCGAACAATTCGACCGGACAATGAAGACCAACCTGTACGCGATGTTCCACCTGTCCAAGGCGGCGCTGCCGCTGATGAAGCCGGGTGCGGCGATCATCAACACCGCGTCGGTCAATTCGGTCGACCCCGGCGAGGAACTGCTCGACTACGCCACGACGAAGGGGGGCATACTGATCTTCACCAAGGGACTGGCGAAACAGGTCGCCAAACAAGGCATTCGTGTCAACGCGGTGGCGCCGGGGCCGGTGTGGACGCCGTTGCAGGTCGCCGGAGGGCAACTGCCGGGTAAGCTCGGAGAATTTGGGCAGGATACGCCGCTCGGCCGTGCGGGGCAGCCGGTCGAACTCGCCGGGCTATACGTGACGCTGGCCGATCCGATGATCAGCTTCACCACTGGCAGCGTGTTCGGCGCAAACGGCGGCACCGGCGCGATCTGA
- the ligA gene encoding NAD-dependent DNA ligase LigA: protein MTDLPETAQQAATELEALAATIAHHNRAYHTHDAPEIADAAYDALVRRNAAIEAAFPDLIRADTPSRQVGAAPAGHLSKVAHARPMMSLDNAFDDNEVREFVARVRRFLRLAEDEAVALTAETKIDGLSCSLRYEAGVLVQALTRGDGTTGEDVTANVRTIDDIPQHLHGDAPAVFEIRGEIYMAKANFAALNNRLLAEAVDPAKARQFANPRNAAAGSLRQKDAGVTASRPLKFFAHGWGEVSALPADTQSGVVDAIRNWGLKIAEGFTRVDTVEQALAAYRTIEARRADLPFDIDGVVYKVDRLDWQQRLGQVAKSPRWAIAHKFPAERAQTILNAIDIQVGRTGKLTPVARLEPVTVGGVVVTNATLHNADEVGRLGVHPGDRVVLQRAGDVIPQIVENLSRDDARARWPFPTHCPECGSTAEREPDEVDFRCTGGLICPAQRVERLRHFASRHALDIEGLGITNIESFFRDGLIGTPADIYRLTEDTLLARERWAMVSARNLIAAIDAKRRPSLDRFLFALGIRHVGEVTARDLARRWTSWTGLMEMVARAIAERNATPPAIGEADDKHRARVAKALATVVDTKQVGPEVALALVDFFAEPHNRDAVSDLLTQVTPADLVWETRASPVSGKTLVFTGTLETLSRDEAKAQAEALGARISGSVSARTDLVIAGANAGSKLKKAADLGVAVITEAQWSEIVAETA, encoded by the coding sequence ATGACCGACCTGCCCGAAACCGCGCAACAGGCCGCCACCGAATTGGAGGCGCTCGCCGCTACGATCGCGCATCACAATCGTGCCTATCACACGCATGATGCGCCGGAGATCGCCGACGCGGCATATGATGCTCTGGTGCGCCGCAATGCCGCGATCGAAGCCGCCTTCCCCGATCTGATCCGCGCCGATACACCCAGTCGTCAGGTCGGCGCCGCGCCTGCCGGGCATCTCTCCAAAGTCGCGCATGCCCGTCCGATGATGAGCCTCGACAACGCGTTCGACGACAATGAGGTGCGGGAATTCGTCGCCCGCGTCCGCCGCTTCCTGCGCCTCGCCGAAGATGAGGCCGTGGCCCTGACTGCAGAAACCAAGATCGACGGATTGTCGTGTTCGCTGCGCTACGAAGCGGGCGTGCTGGTACAGGCGCTCACCCGTGGCGACGGCACGACGGGCGAAGACGTCACAGCCAACGTTCGTACGATCGACGACATTCCGCAGCACCTGCACGGCGACGCACCCGCGGTGTTCGAAATCCGCGGCGAAATCTATATGGCGAAGGCAAATTTCGCCGCCCTCAACAACCGTTTGCTCGCCGAAGCAGTCGATCCCGCCAAAGCGCGCCAATTCGCCAATCCGCGCAACGCCGCCGCAGGCTCGCTTCGACAGAAGGACGCCGGCGTCACCGCAAGCCGCCCGCTCAAATTCTTTGCGCACGGATGGGGAGAAGTGTCCGCACTGCCCGCAGATACACAATCGGGCGTGGTCGATGCGATCCGCAATTGGGGCCTTAAGATCGCCGAGGGCTTCACCCGCGTCGATACGGTCGAACAGGCACTCGCCGCCTACCGCACGATCGAGGCCAGGCGCGCCGACCTGCCCTTCGACATCGACGGCGTCGTCTACAAGGTGGATCGCCTCGACTGGCAGCAGCGGCTCGGACAGGTCGCCAAGTCCCCCCGTTGGGCGATCGCACACAAATTCCCGGCGGAACGCGCGCAGACGATACTCAATGCCATCGATATCCAGGTCGGGCGCACCGGCAAGCTGACCCCCGTCGCGCGACTGGAACCGGTCACCGTCGGGGGGGTCGTCGTCACCAACGCTACGCTGCACAACGCCGACGAAGTCGGGCGGCTGGGCGTGCATCCGGGCGATCGCGTCGTCCTGCAACGCGCGGGCGATGTCATCCCGCAAATCGTCGAGAACCTGTCGCGCGACGATGCGCGCGCGCGCTGGCCGTTTCCGACGCATTGTCCCGAATGCGGATCGACCGCCGAACGCGAGCCCGACGAGGTCGATTTTCGCTGCACCGGCGGCCTTATCTGCCCGGCCCAGCGGGTCGAGCGCCTGCGCCACTTCGCCTCCCGCCACGCCCTAGATATCGAGGGTTTGGGGATCACCAACATCGAAAGCTTCTTCCGCGATGGTCTGATCGGCACGCCAGCCGATATCTACCGTCTGACTGAGGACACCCTGCTTGCCCGTGAACGGTGGGCGATGGTGTCCGCCCGCAATCTGATCGCGGCGATCGATGCTAAGCGACGCCCCTCGCTCGATCGCTTCCTGTTCGCGCTGGGTATCCGTCACGTCGGCGAAGTCACCGCGCGCGACCTAGCCCGCCGTTGGACGAGTTGGACCGGGCTGATGGAGATGGTCGCGCGCGCCATCGCCGAACGCAACGCCACCCCGCCCGCGATCGGCGAAGCCGACGACAAGCATCGCGCCCGCGTGGCCAAGGCGCTGGCGACGGTAGTCGATACCAAGCAGGTCGGGCCGGAGGTCGCACTGGCGCTCGTCGATTTCTTCGCCGAACCCCACAACCGCGACGCGGTGTCCGACCTGTTGACGCAGGTCACGCCCGCCGATCTCGTCTGGGAGACCCGCGCCTCGCCGGTCAGCGGCAAGACGCTGGTCTTCACCGGCACGCTCGAAACGCTGAGCCGGGACGAGGCCAAGGCGCAGGCGGAAGCGCTGGGCGCGCGCATATCCGGTTCCGTATCCGCCAGGACCGATCTGGTCATCGCAGGTGCGAATGCGGGATCGAAGCTGAAGAAGGCGGCGGACTTGGGCGTAGCCGTCATTACCGAAGCGCAATGGTCTGAAATCGTGGCCGAAACGGCTTAA
- a CDS encoding class I mannose-6-phosphate isomerase codes for MPATLLHTHRVEKPWGRHDLGFGFEDAPKDGAPVGEIWFQEPGDTTPDLLIKYLFTGQKLSVQVHPDDEQAHARGLPRGKDECWTILAAKPDSTIALGPKAPMTAEQLRADAQDGSIEDDLDWVPIKVDDFYYAPSGTIHAIGAGLTLIEVQQNSETTYRLYDYGSDRELHLDDGVAVSHLTPYRPITSPGAAGAGRDILVEGPKFVLERWTGGTRDVALAEGQTGWLVPITGSGAVAGVAFKAGECVTVTGAETITTSADADLLFAYPGTTRI; via the coding sequence ATGCCCGCTACGTTGCTTCATACCCATCGCGTCGAAAAGCCGTGGGGCCGGCACGATCTGGGCTTCGGGTTCGAGGACGCGCCGAAGGACGGCGCGCCGGTGGGCGAAATCTGGTTCCAGGAACCGGGCGACACCACGCCCGACCTGCTGATCAAATATCTGTTTACCGGACAGAAGCTGTCCGTGCAGGTCCATCCCGACGACGAGCAGGCACATGCCCGCGGCCTGCCGCGCGGCAAGGACGAATGCTGGACGATCCTGGCGGCCAAACCCGATTCGACGATCGCGCTGGGACCGAAGGCACCGATGACGGCGGAGCAGTTACGGGCCGACGCGCAGGACGGGTCGATCGAGGACGATCTCGACTGGGTGCCGATCAAGGTCGACGATTTCTATTATGCGCCATCGGGAACGATCCATGCGATCGGCGCCGGACTGACGCTGATCGAGGTGCAGCAGAACAGCGAGACGACGTATCGCCTGTACGATTACGGCAGCGATCGCGAATTGCATCTGGATGACGGTGTCGCGGTGTCGCACCTGACGCCGTATCGGCCCATCACGTCTCCCGGCGCGGCCGGCGCGGGACGCGACATTCTGGTCGAAGGGCCGAAGTTCGTGCTGGAGCGCTGGACCGGCGGAACGCGCGACGTCGCGCTGGCGGAGGGTCAGACCGGCTGGCTGGTGCCGATCACCGGATCGGGCGCAGTCGCGGGCGTCGCCTTCAAGGCGGGTGAGTGCGTGACCGTCACCGGCGCCGAGACGATCACGACCAGCGCCGACGCCGACCTGTTGTTCGCCTATCCAGGCACGACGCGTATCTGA
- the secD gene encoding protein translocase subunit SecD, with the protein MLDFPRWKVVSIWAVLALLCALAIPTFLPESTTANWPFAPRVNKGLDLAGGSYLMLEADTQDLANTRIEALREQIQGTMRNGTPRIQIGDISTRNNQISFMLRDPSQVDAARERLLGITGGGAGMTGQREWDIQVVDSSRFVLSPTQAGMNEAIKTAMEDATDVVRRRIDELGTREPTIVRQGDNRILVQVPGLGNPQALKDLLGKTARLEFKLVDTTANDPAQLAKGIAPIGSQVLPYPGNPSGIPFIAVKRSVIISGDQLADSRQAFDQQTNQPNVQITFNAVGGNRFARVTQQNTGKPFAMIVDNKVISAPNINEPILGGNAVINGGFTVESANELAIALRSGKLPVALKVIEESTVGPDLGADSIRAGILACSVAVALVVVFMFLTYGRFGLYANLAVVINVFVILGVLAMLKGTLTLPGIAGFVLTIGTAVDANVLINERIREERRRGRSVVQAVELGYKEASRTIFEANMTHAISGIIMFILGSGPVKGFAVVLLIGIVTSVFTAVTFTRMLVVLWIRREKPKTINI; encoded by the coding sequence ATGCTCGACTTCCCGCGTTGGAAGGTGGTGTCGATCTGGGCCGTGCTGGCGTTGCTGTGCGCGCTGGCAATCCCGACGTTCCTGCCTGAATCGACCACGGCCAACTGGCCGTTCGCGCCGCGCGTCAACAAGGGCCTCGACCTTGCCGGCGGCAGCTACCTGATGCTGGAAGCGGATACGCAGGATCTCGCGAACACGCGGATCGAGGCGTTGCGCGAACAGATCCAGGGCACGATGCGCAACGGCACGCCGCGGATCCAGATCGGCGACATCTCGACGCGCAACAACCAGATCAGCTTCATGCTGCGCGATCCGAGCCAGGTCGACGCGGCGCGCGAACGCCTGCTCGGCATCACCGGCGGCGGCGCAGGCATGACCGGCCAGCGCGAATGGGACATCCAGGTCGTCGATTCGAGCCGTTTCGTGCTCAGCCCGACGCAGGCCGGGATGAACGAGGCGATCAAGACCGCGATGGAGGACGCGACCGACGTCGTCCGCCGCCGCATCGACGAACTCGGCACCCGCGAACCGACCATCGTCCGCCAGGGCGACAACCGCATCCTCGTACAGGTGCCGGGCCTCGGAAATCCGCAGGCGTTGAAGGACCTGCTGGGCAAGACCGCACGCCTCGAATTCAAGCTCGTCGATACGACCGCCAACGATCCGGCGCAGCTCGCCAAGGGCATCGCGCCGATCGGCAGCCAGGTGCTCCCCTACCCCGGCAACCCGTCGGGCATTCCCTTCATCGCGGTCAAGCGCTCGGTCATCATCTCGGGCGACCAGCTGGCGGATTCGCGTCAGGCGTTCGACCAGCAGACCAACCAGCCGAACGTCCAGATCACGTTCAACGCGGTCGGCGGCAACCGCTTCGCCCGCGTGACGCAGCAGAACACCGGCAAGCCGTTCGCAATGATCGTCGACAACAAGGTGATCTCCGCACCGAACATCAACGAACCGATCCTCGGCGGCAATGCGGTGATCAACGGCGGCTTCACCGTCGAAAGCGCCAACGAACTCGCCATCGCGCTGCGCTCGGGCAAGCTGCCCGTCGCCCTCAAGGTCATCGAGGAATCGACCGTCGGACCCGATCTCGGCGCCGACTCGATCCGCGCCGGCATCCTCGCCTGCTCGGTCGCGGTCGCGCTCGTCGTCGTCTTCATGTTCCTGACCTATGGCCGCTTCGGCCTCTATGCGAACCTCGCGGTCGTCATCAACGTGTTCGTCATCCTCGGCGTCCTCGCGATGCTGAAGGGGACGCTGACCCTGCCGGGCATCGCCGGCTTCGTGCTGACGATCGGTACGGCGGTCGACGCCAACGTGCTGATCAACGAACGCATCCGCGAGGAACGCCGTCGTGGGCGATCCGTCGTCCAGGCGGTCGAACTCGGCTACAAGGAAGCTAGCCGCACCATCTTCGAAGCCAACATGACGCATGCCATCTCGGGCATCATCATGTTCATCCTGGGCTCCGGCCCGGTGAAGGGTTTCGCCGTCGTGCTGCTGATCGGCATCGTCACCTCGGTCTTCACCGCCGTCACGTTCACGCGCATGCTCGTCGTGCTGTGGATCCGGCGCGAGAAGCCCAAGACGATCAACATCTGA
- a CDS encoding glycosyltransferase, translating to MLRVLTLSTLFPDATRPNFGIFVERQTAGLAATDGVEVKVVAPIGLPPGPLALIQHADKLSLPEREMWRGIDVYRPRFTSIPAVGGRWHAHHLLRALEPLLDRIRHDFPFDVIDASFFFPDGPAAVALGERYGVPVSIKARGADIHHWGTSGATAAQVVAAGQAADGLLAVSAAMRADMAGIGIPGERVRVHHTGVDLDRFRPIDRRNAKAALGVDGPLVLSLGALIPRKGHHLVLHAIAVLPGVTLAIAGQGPEHGRLKALAAELGVADRVRLLGGIAHADLPAIIGAADVMALASTSEGLANAWLEALACGTPIVISDAGGAREVVRTRDAGRIVAGNPANIAVGIADVLAHPPEPDAVRAAATDFTWEANRAALVAHLAALVARGRRRTPRQRQASRG from the coding sequence ATGCTTCGGGTCCTGACACTCTCCACCCTGTTCCCGGACGCGACGCGACCAAATTTCGGCATTTTCGTCGAGCGGCAGACAGCCGGACTGGCGGCGACGGACGGTGTCGAGGTGAAGGTGGTCGCGCCGATCGGCCTGCCACCGGGGCCGCTGGCGCTGATCCAGCATGCCGACAAGCTGTCGCTACCGGAACGCGAGATGTGGCGCGGGATCGACGTGTACAGACCGCGCTTCACCAGTATCCCGGCAGTGGGCGGGCGCTGGCACGCGCACCATCTTCTGCGCGCGCTGGAGCCGCTGCTGGACAGGATCCGGCACGATTTTCCGTTCGACGTGATCGATGCGTCGTTCTTCTTTCCCGATGGCCCCGCGGCGGTGGCGCTGGGCGAACGCTATGGCGTGCCCGTATCGATCAAGGCGCGGGGCGCCGACATCCATCACTGGGGGACGAGCGGAGCGACCGCCGCACAGGTCGTAGCGGCGGGGCAGGCGGCCGACGGGCTGCTGGCGGTCAGTGCGGCGATGCGCGCCGACATGGCCGGCATCGGGATTCCGGGCGAGCGCGTCAGGGTTCATCATACCGGCGTCGATCTGGACCGCTTTCGTCCGATCGATCGCAGGAACGCCAAAGCGGCACTGGGCGTGGACGGCCCGCTGGTGCTGTCGCTCGGCGCGCTCATACCGCGCAAGGGGCATCACTTGGTGCTGCACGCGATCGCCGTTTTGCCCGGGGTAACGCTGGCGATCGCCGGTCAGGGGCCGGAGCACGGCCGGTTGAAGGCCCTGGCGGCGGAACTGGGCGTGGCGGATCGCGTGCGACTGCTCGGCGGGATCGCGCATGCCGACCTGCCGGCGATCATCGGTGCGGCAGACGTCATGGCGTTGGCCTCGACATCCGAAGGGTTGGCCAATGCGTGGCTGGAGGCGCTCGCGTGCGGAACGCCGATCGTGATTTCCGATGCCGGCGGCGCGCGCGAGGTCGTGCGGACGCGTGATGCAGGGCGGATCGTCGCCGGCAATCCCGCCAATATCGCGGTTGGCATCGCCGACGTGCTGGCGCATCCGCCCGAGCCGGACGCCGTGCGCGCTGCTGCAACCGATTTCACATGGGAAGCCAATCGCGCCGCGCTGGTGGCGCATCTGGCCGCCCTGGTGGCGCGGGGAAGGCGGCGGACGCCGCGGCAGCGTCAGGCGTCGAGAGGATAG